The Deltaproteobacteria bacterium genome contains a region encoding:
- a CDS encoding DoxX family protein — protein MNRIVELLAFADRLANRIGNALRWLPLTVARLTVGVVFAQSGWGKLHDLAKVTDYFTELGLPAPAFQAMLASTTELVCGSLLLLGLATRFAAVPLMITMTVALRTALWSQIDSLGSLFGLAEFLYIALLLFLATNGAGPLSLDWLIGCVFSAPATTPSAARRTSTALA, from the coding sequence ATGAATCGCATTGTTGAATTGCTCGCGTTCGCCGACCGGCTGGCGAATCGCATTGGCAACGCCTTGAGGTGGTTGCCGCTGACCGTCGCGCGCCTCACGGTCGGCGTCGTGTTCGCCCAATCGGGGTGGGGCAAGCTCCATGACCTCGCCAAGGTCACCGACTACTTCACCGAACTCGGGCTGCCGGCCCCGGCGTTCCAAGCGATGTTGGCGTCGACGACCGAATTGGTGTGCGGCTCGCTGCTGCTGCTCGGCTTGGCGACTCGGTTCGCGGCGGTGCCGTTGATGATCACGATGACCGTCGCGCTGCGCACCGCGTTGTGGTCGCAGATCGATTCGCTCGGCAGCCTCTTCGGTCTCGCCGAGTTCCTTTACATCGCGCTGCTGCTCTTCCTCGCCACCAACGGCGCCGGCCCGCTGTCGCTCGACTGGCTGATCGGGTGCGTGTTCTCCGCGCCGGCGACGACTCCGTCGGCTGCGCGCCGCACGTCGACGGCGCTGGCGTAG
- a CDS encoding VOC family protein: MRRRFLIAVVAWWSLALNASRPPSTFAAPLVTAVDAVGMTVRDADRSLDFYSRVLGFAVVSDVEVAGEAYEHLEGVFGLRMRVVTLHLGDERLELTEYLAPRGRPVPVDSRSNDRWFQHIAIIVSDMDRAYRWLRDNKVEHASSGPQRLPDWNPNAGGIEAFYFKDPDGHSLEILHFPPNKGAAKWHAAAADKLFLGIDHTAIVVGDTEASLRFYRDALGLQVAGTSENFGTEQEHLNNVFGARLLITSLRAATGPGIEFLEYLAPRDGRPIPDGLRGNDLAHWQTRLITAEPKKAAEVLRGLKVGFVSPSLTTLPGTALGFRSGLMVRDPDGHAMLLVGP; encoded by the coding sequence ATGCGTCGCCGATTCCTGATCGCCGTCGTCGCCTGGTGGTCGCTGGCGCTGAATGCGTCGCGGCCACCGTCGACGTTCGCGGCCCCATTGGTCACGGCGGTGGATGCGGTCGGCATGACTGTGCGCGACGCCGATCGCTCGCTCGACTTCTATTCGCGCGTGCTGGGATTCGCGGTGGTGTCCGATGTAGAGGTCGCCGGCGAAGCGTACGAGCATCTCGAAGGCGTGTTTGGCTTGCGGATGCGCGTCGTTACGCTTCACTTGGGCGACGAACGGCTCGAACTGACCGAGTATCTCGCGCCGCGTGGCCGGCCCGTTCCGGTCGACTCGCGCAGCAACGACCGTTGGTTCCAACACATCGCGATCATCGTCAGCGATATGGATCGTGCGTACCGCTGGCTGCGCGACAACAAGGTCGAGCACGCGTCGAGCGGACCGCAACGCCTGCCCGACTGGAATCCAAACGCCGGCGGCATCGAGGCTTTCTATTTCAAAGATCCCGATGGGCACTCACTCGAAATCTTGCACTTCCCACCCAACAAGGGCGCCGCCAAATGGCACGCGGCGGCGGCCGACAAACTGTTCCTCGGGATCGATCACACGGCGATCGTCGTCGGGGATACGGAGGCGAGCCTGCGATTCTATCGCGATGCGCTCGGACTGCAGGTCGCGGGCACGAGCGAGAATTTCGGCACGGAGCAAGAGCACCTGAACAATGTCTTCGGAGCGCGGCTGCTGATCACCAGTCTGCGCGCGGCAACCGGTCCCGGCATCGAGTTCCTCGAGTACCTGGCCCCGCGCGACGGCCGGCCGATACCGGACGGTCTGCGGGGCAACGATCTCGCGCATTGGCAAACCCGGCTAATCACCGCCGAACCGAAGAAGGCAGCTGAGGTGTTGCGCGGGCTCAAGGTCGGCTTCGTGTCACCGAGTCTGACAACTCTCCCCGGGACCGCCTTGGGATTTCGCTCGGGATTGATGGTGCGCGATCCCGACGGCCACGCGATGCTGCTGGTTGGGCCCTGA